One Vicugna pacos chromosome 12, VicPac4, whole genome shotgun sequence genomic window carries:
- the TST gene encoding thiosulfate sulfurtransferase isoform X1 translates to MVWAGRGVAGSGFEPANFSRGQGRAPGRRRGRVTRRAETMVQQMLYRALVSTKWLAESVRSGKLGPGLRVLDASWYSPGTRQARKEYLERHVPGASFFDIEECRDTASPYEMMLPSEAGFADYVGRLGISNDTHVVVYDGDHLGSFYAPRVWWMFRVFGHRTVSVLNGGFRNWLKEGHPVTSEPSCPEPAVFKATLDRSLFKTYEQVLENLESKRFQLVDSRAQGRYLGTEPEPDAVGLDSGHIRGSINMPFMNFLTEDGFEKSPEELCAMFQAKKVDLTQPLIATCRKGVTACHIALAAYLCGKPDVAVYDGSWFEWFHRAPPETRVSQGKGGKA, encoded by the exons ATGGTGTGGGCCGGCAGGGGAGTTGCGGGCTCTGGGTTTGAACCTGCCAACTTCTCCAGAGGGCAGGGGCGAGCGCCAGGGCGGCGGCGAGGGCGA GTAACACGCAGAGCTGAAACCATGGTTCAGCAGATGCTCTACCGGGCGCTGGTCTCCACCAAGTGGCTGGCGGAGTCCGTCCGGTCTGGCAAGCTGGGCCCTGGCCTTCGAGTGCTGGACGCGTCCTGGTACTCGCCGGGCACCCGCCAGGCCCGCAAGGAATACCTAGAGCGCCATGTCCCCGGCGCCTCCTTCTTTGACATAGAGGAGTGCCGGGATACGGCGTCGCCCTATGAGATGATGTTGCCCAGCGAGGCGGGCTTCGCTGACTACGTGGGCCGCCTGGGCATCAGCAACGACACGCATGTGGTGGTGTATGATGGTGACCACCTGGGCAGCTTCTATGCGCCGCGGGTCTGGTGGATGTTCCGTGTGTTTGGCCACCGCACTGTGTCAGTGCTCAATGGTGGCTTCCGGAACTGGCTGAAGGAGGGCCACCCGGTGACATCTGAGCCCTCATGCCCAGAGCCAGCCGTCTTCAAAGCCACACTGGACCGTTCCCTGTTCAAGACCTACGAGCAGGTGCTGGAGAACCTCGAGTCAAAGAGGTTCCAGCTGGTGGATTCACGGGCCCAAGGGCGGTACCTGGGCACGGAGCCGGAGCCAGATGCAGTAG gaCTGGACTCGGGCCACATCCGAGGCTCGATTAACATGCCGTTCATGAACTTCCTGACGGAGGACGGCTTCGAGAAGAGCCCAGAGGAGCTCTGCGCCATGTTCCAGGCCAAAAAGGTGGACCTCACACAGCCCCTCATCGCCACGTGCCGGAAGGGTGTCACCGCCTGCCACATCGCCCTGGCCGCCTACCTCTGTGGCAAGCCCGATGTGGCCGTCTATGACGGCTCCTGGTTTGAGTGGTTCCACCGGGCCCCCCCGGAGACCCGTGTGtcccaggggaagggagggaaggcctGA
- the TST gene encoding thiosulfate sulfurtransferase isoform X2, whose product MVQQMLYRALVSTKWLAESVRSGKLGPGLRVLDASWYSPGTRQARKEYLERHVPGASFFDIEECRDTASPYEMMLPSEAGFADYVGRLGISNDTHVVVYDGDHLGSFYAPRVWWMFRVFGHRTVSVLNGGFRNWLKEGHPVTSEPSCPEPAVFKATLDRSLFKTYEQVLENLESKRFQLVDSRAQGRYLGTEPEPDAVGLDSGHIRGSINMPFMNFLTEDGFEKSPEELCAMFQAKKVDLTQPLIATCRKGVTACHIALAAYLCGKPDVAVYDGSWFEWFHRAPPETRVSQGKGGKA is encoded by the exons ATGGTTCAGCAGATGCTCTACCGGGCGCTGGTCTCCACCAAGTGGCTGGCGGAGTCCGTCCGGTCTGGCAAGCTGGGCCCTGGCCTTCGAGTGCTGGACGCGTCCTGGTACTCGCCGGGCACCCGCCAGGCCCGCAAGGAATACCTAGAGCGCCATGTCCCCGGCGCCTCCTTCTTTGACATAGAGGAGTGCCGGGATACGGCGTCGCCCTATGAGATGATGTTGCCCAGCGAGGCGGGCTTCGCTGACTACGTGGGCCGCCTGGGCATCAGCAACGACACGCATGTGGTGGTGTATGATGGTGACCACCTGGGCAGCTTCTATGCGCCGCGGGTCTGGTGGATGTTCCGTGTGTTTGGCCACCGCACTGTGTCAGTGCTCAATGGTGGCTTCCGGAACTGGCTGAAGGAGGGCCACCCGGTGACATCTGAGCCCTCATGCCCAGAGCCAGCCGTCTTCAAAGCCACACTGGACCGTTCCCTGTTCAAGACCTACGAGCAGGTGCTGGAGAACCTCGAGTCAAAGAGGTTCCAGCTGGTGGATTCACGGGCCCAAGGGCGGTACCTGGGCACGGAGCCGGAGCCAGATGCAGTAG gaCTGGACTCGGGCCACATCCGAGGCTCGATTAACATGCCGTTCATGAACTTCCTGACGGAGGACGGCTTCGAGAAGAGCCCAGAGGAGCTCTGCGCCATGTTCCAGGCCAAAAAGGTGGACCTCACACAGCCCCTCATCGCCACGTGCCGGAAGGGTGTCACCGCCTGCCACATCGCCCTGGCCGCCTACCTCTGTGGCAAGCCCGATGTGGCCGTCTATGACGGCTCCTGGTTTGAGTGGTTCCACCGGGCCCCCCCGGAGACCCGTGTGtcccaggggaagggagggaaggcctGA